A single Hemiscyllium ocellatum isolate sHemOce1 chromosome 18, sHemOce1.pat.X.cur, whole genome shotgun sequence DNA region contains:
- the sdhaf2 gene encoding succinate dehydrogenase assembly factor 2, mitochondrial — MSLVHSVLNLSRQSVSRAILGACSVRAYRGDIPDDEMRDIFQILLPPWEERTNEPLDTKRARLLYESRKRGMLENCIILSFFAKKYLNKMTENQLSLYDKLINQPSNDWDIYYWITETKPTPPEFDNEVMTLLKEFTKNRNMEHRIGQPALDYLFEKKN; from the exons ATGTCGTTGGTGCACAGT GTTCTTAACCTGTCCAGACAGAGTGTGAGCCGTGCCATACTTGGTGCTTGTTCTGTCAGAGCATATCGTGGAGATATTCCTGATGATGAAATGAGAGACATCTTTCAGATACTGCTGCCTCCATGGGAAGAACGAACCAATGAACCACTAGATACAAAGCGAGCACGCCTCCTCTATGAGAGCCGCAAGCGGGGAATGCTAGAGAACTGCATCATACTGAG tttctttGCCAAAAAATATCTGAACAAAATGACAGAGAACCAGTTGAGCTTGTACGATAAACTGATAAATCAACCGAGCAATGATTGGGACATTTACTATTGGATAACTG AAACCAAGCCAACTCCTCCAGAATTTGATAATGAAGTAATGACTTTGCTGAAGGAGTTCACTAAAAATCGCAACATGGAACACAGGATAGGGCAGCCTGCTCTTGATTATCTCTTTGAGAAGAAAAATTAA